From Anopheles darlingi chromosome 2, idAnoDarlMG_H_01, whole genome shotgun sequence, the proteins below share one genomic window:
- the LOC125950587 gene encoding zinc finger FYVE domain-containing protein 9, with product MDLVDIDKVLDDLELNEDDGRTSGGLSGEPATHREQIKLRDPEPTLAATAAAVPATASISKQKAKANVVNVANVFSSLNDYVNAGGTDLSSKVSEKQELSIPADRKPLLTPPSNSSVSSDLKTSSIAGTTSSIANSPQTETSPASSPDSSATSCSSRAVSSSRSSSPPSSSSSSSASTSDGEEQPEGGAVQAAQSGPAHEKLPEEISSLSEENYVLDSSSITTLATTNEGARKAGPQTDPQDTSAFSYKNSLYSDTLSNDVINLEGISSISSIVAVDLTRSGLGHGAGAAAAAAAAGGTGAIGRDKPLAETGGAPVAKDEIETEPRTTEANENGGSKGNEDAAELAKRAAVGFESTMDDVSDTELESYLQELEEYDFRSVNAVETLAPPKPEQAELPSPMADEAAAVITTKKQEDPVDEASIDSRSEDSEISPSSSRGDNEDDLISQASTLEFNDLAMAAAAAASAAAVAAANVAGSSADPHEGAQLSTDVVSVPVDTEEAGDFPLDEDGSEIRFIDCTETESERRSIGAEDEEAIRRASRPERPTSLELANALTSAEGAATAPATTTDHEQMNRTSSPGHTPPSTHGIDTDLGLTLSSTSSDDFVASLGTTEHQQLQAEQQLQDADFASRMAAADPIQSPLTITAPPTLVPLLSATQAQLGKVQPFWVPDNATKFCMQCNQKFSVIKRRHHCRACGQLLCSACCCLKAKLAYLGDAEGRICQECDVILSIQQQQALEAGQIAGIDGAGGSGAAGLGAAGATGHRQPNPNNPMEYCSVIPPLQQAAATSQPQSPISVMVPVGVLKRAGGPRNLRKDKNVIFSDGIRPGCDLTELDQNWDAVPVRTVSPEPQNRKSNRVQTPTGSEDGAVGAGSGSGSTSGSPSLNKSLIPPEDHKLPPVLKRISPTESKLVDIDNDASLVEGLREVMLTFAVQKNFHVYVTIVELSCCINRTVINFTTRGLQYVGQDEVVILLELGDSKTLPKDIFVHLNELYCEADRGNIITELGFSPARTNNFLGSKNHGGFLYVRPTYQCMKELILPDAPYLIGVLIHRWEVPWAKILPLRLMLRLGALYRYYPSPHVSVRERESVYVEIAQTIVNLLADFRHFSYTIPTVRGMVIHIEDRKTRILIPRNRYEKIVKVVDGSSEQLMAMAGNFSKVADGHLVCIQNTESGCPEATQYSTQAINIEGKPRKVTGASFLVLNGSLKPNSGLLGKCNIVEDGLMVLIPAVKLQLVKEALKEMKDYRIVCGSSDGDDSQSEVVSIEWTSNDLNFNIGVTSPIDRKPFDGVPSIRVNRGTDYSNANHIIRWTEVFIVKGDEESNLPGDPINMSKLSETLAKTACIALVAFLDLLASSGHSKIGLRVSANPNEMSFLAGSGGNKLAPLYSNALGQEVITTLKHLVTALQLDQHDIVIELIFHILDK from the exons ATGGACTTGGTGGACATCGATAAGGTGCTGGATGATCTGGAATTGAACGAGGACGATGGCCGTACCAGCGGAGGATTAAGCGGCGAACCAGCAACCCACAGAGAGC AAATCAAACTTCGTGATCCTGAACCGAcgttggcggcgacggcggcggcagtgccCGCGACAGCATCGATTTCGAAACAGAAGGCCAAAGCGAACGTCGTGAACGTAGCGAATGTGTTTTCCAGTCTGAACGACTACGTTAACGCCGGGGGAACGGATCTAAGTAGTAAGGTCAGCGAAAAGCAGGAATTGAGTATACCGGCCGATCGGAAACCACTGCTTACCCCACCGTCGAACTCGTCCGTCTCTTCCGATTTGAAAACATCTTCAATCGCCGGAACCACCTCATCGATTGCCAACTCTCCGCAGACAGAAACATCTCCCGCTTCATCGCCCGATTCATCCGCTACATCCTGTTCCTCGCGAGCGGTCTCATCGTCACGTTCGTCCTCCCCaccgtcgtcttcatcgtcctcctcaGCCTCGACAAGCGATGGTGAAGAACAGCCAGAAGGTGGTGCGGTTCAGGCCGCCCAGTCCGGGCCGGCGCATGAGAAGTTACCGGAAGAGATTTCCTCGTTGAGCGAGGAGAACTATGTACTCGATTCATCTTCGATCACGACGCTCGCGACTACGAATGAAGGCGCACGAAAGGCAGGACCGCAGACCGATCCTCAGGACACATCCGCCTTTTCCTACAAAAACAGCCTCTACTCCGACACACTCAGTAACGATGTGATAAATCTGGAAGGAATCTCATCCATCTCCTCGATCGTAGCTGTCGATCTGACGCGCAGTGGGCTAGGCCATGGggccggtgcagcagcagctgctgctgctgccggtggcacAGGTGCAATAGGCCGCGATAAGCCGCTAGCCGAGACTGGTGGAGCTCCGGTGGCCaaagatgaaattgaaaccgAACCCAGAACAACGGAGGCCAACGAGAACGGTGGCAGTAAAGGGAATGAGGATGCGGCCGAACTAGCCAAACGCGCGGCCGTAGGATTTGAATCGACAATGGACGATGTCTCCGATACCGAGCTGGAAAGCTATCTGCAGGAGTTGGAAGAGTACGATTTTCGCAGTGTGAACGCGGTGGAAACGTTGGCACCTCCTAAACCGGAACAGGCGGAGCTGCCGAGTCCGATGGCCGACGAAGCAGCGGCGGTGATCACGACGAAGAAACAGGAAGATCCCGTGGATGAAGCGAGTATTGATAGTCGCAGTGAAGATTCGGAAATCAGTCCAAGTTCGTCGCGTGGCGACAACGAGGATGACTTGATTTCTCAAGCTTCGACACTCGAGTTTAACGATCTGGCAatggctgctgcagcggcagcatctgctgcagctgttgccgCGGCGAATGTGGCCGGTTCTTCAGCGGATCCGCACGAAGGTGCGCAACTAAGCACCGATGTGGTTTCGGTTCCAGTCGATACGGAGGAAGCCGGTGACTTTCCATTGGATGAAGATGGAAGCGAAATACGGTTTATCGATTGTACGGAGACGGAATCGGAACGTCGTTCGATTGGAGCCGAGGATGAAGAAGCGATACGGAGAGCATCTCGTCCGGAACGACCCACATCACTGGAGCTGGCCAATGCGCTTACATCCGCCGAGGGTGCAGCGACAGCTCCAGCAACTACCACCGATCACGAACAAATGAACAGGACCTCATCTCCCGGACACACACCACCGTCAACTCACGGAATCGATACCGATCTCGGGCTAACGTTGTCATCCACCAGCTCCGATGACTTTGTGGCTTCGCTAGGAACGACGGAACATCAGCAGCTCCAAGCGGAACAGCAACTGCAAGATGCCGATTTCGCATCACGAATGGCCGCAGCCGATCCAATTCAATCGCCCCTGACGATAACGGCACCACCGACACTCGTGCCGCTACTCAGTGCCACTCAGGCCCAGTTGGGCAAAGTGCAGCCGTTCTGGGTACCGGACAATGCCACCAAGTTCTGCATGCAGTGCAATCAAAAGTTCTCGGTGATCAAACGTCGACATCACTGCCGGGCCTGTGGTCAGCTGCTTTGTTctgcctgctgctgtctgAAAGCGAAACTCGCATATCTTGGAGACGCCGAAGGACGTATCTGCCAGGAGTGCGACGTGATACtgagcatccagcagcagcaagcactaGAAGCAGGTCAGATCGCTGGAatcgatggtgctggtggtagtggtgcggCAGGCTTGGGTGCTGCAGGTGCCACAGGCCACAGGCAACCGAATCCGAACAATCCCATGGAATACTGTTCCGTAATACCGCCGCTGCAACAGGCGGCGGCCACGAGCCAACCGCAATCACCGATCTCCGTAATGGTACCGGTGGGTGTGCTGAAGCGTGCCGGAGGTCCACGCAACCTGCGCAAAGATAAGAACGTCATCTTTAGCGATGGCATTCGGCCTGGCTGTGATCTGACGGAGCTCGATCAGAACTGGGatgcggtgccggtgcgcaCCGTCTCTCCGGAGCCACAGAACCGTAAATCGAATCGTGTGCAGACACCAACGGGATCCGAGGACGGTGCGGTAGGGGCTGGCAGTGGGTCCGGCAGTACCAGCGGTAGCCCGTCCCTTAACAAATCGCTCATTCCACCGGAGGATCATAAACTGCCACCGGTTCTCAAGCGAATTAGTCCCACGGAGAGCAAACTGGTGGACATTGATAATGATGCATCGCTGGTCGAGGGTCTACGGGAGGTGATGTTAACGTTTGCGGTGCAAAAGAACTTCCACGTGTACGTAACGAtcgtggagctgtcctgctgCATCAACCGAACGGTGATCAATTTCACCACTCGCGGTCTGCAGTACGTGGGTCAGGATGAGGTGGTCATTCTGCTCGAGCTCGGTGACTCGAAAACCCTACCAAAGGACATCTTTGTGCATCTGAACGAGCTGTACTGTGAGGCGGATCGGGGCAATATTATCACGGAACTGGGCTTCTCACCGGCACGTACCAACAACTTCCTGGGTTCGAAGAACCACGGAGGATTTCTGTACGTCCGACCGACGTACCAGTGCATGAAGGAGCTGATCCTCCCGGATGCACCGTACCTGATCGGTGTTCTTATCCATCGCTGGGAGGTACCATGGGCAAAGATACTTCCGCTGCGGCTTATGCTCCGTCTCGGTGCACTCTACCGTTACTATCCGTCACCGCACGTAAGCGTACGGGAGCGCGAATCGGTGTACGTGGAGATCGCACAAACGATCGTGAATCTGCTGGCGGACTTTCGGCACTTTAGCTACACCATTCCGACCGTACGCGGTATGGTGATCCACATAGAGGATCGCAAAACGCGGATACTGATACCACGGAACCGTTACGAGAAGATAGTGAAGGTCGTCGATGGCTCGAGCGAACagttgatggcgatggcgggcAACTTTAGTAAGGTGGCCGATGGGCATCTCGTGTGCATACAGAACACGGAATCGGGATGCCCGGAAGCGACACAGTATTCGACGCAGGCGATCAACATCGAGGGCAAACCACGCAAGGTAACCGGGGCGAGCTTTCTCGTACTGAATGGATCGCTCAAGCCCAACTCGGGTCTGCTGGGGAAGTGTAATATCGTGGAGGATGGTCTGATGGTACTGATACCGGCGGTTAAGCTTCAGCTCGTGAAGGAAGCGTTGAAGGAGATGAAAGACTACCGGATCGTGTGTGGATCGAGCGATGGAGACGATAGCCAAAGTGAGGTAGTGTCGATCGAGTGGACTTCAAATGATTTAAACTTTAACATCGGTGTCActtcaccgatcgatcgcaaacCGTTCGACGGTGTACCGAGCATTCGGGTTAACCGGGGTACGGATTACTCGAATGCCAATCACATCATTCGATGGACGGAGGTGTTTATCGTGAAG GGTGACGAAGAATCGAATCTACCGGGTGATCCTATCAATATGTCGAAACTCTCGGAAACGCTCGCCAAGACGGCCTGCATTGCGTTGGTCGCGTTCCTCGATCTGTTGGCATCGAGCGGTCACAGTAAGATCGGTCTAAGGGTCAGTGCGAATCCTAATGAG ATGTCATTTCTGGCCGGCAGTGGAGGCAACAAGCTGGCACCACTCTACTCGAACGCTCTCGGGCAGGAAGTCATCACAACGCTGAAGCATCTTGTCACCGCCTTGCAGCTAGACCAGCACGATATAGTTATCGAGCTGATTTTCCACATTCTTGACAAATAG